DNA sequence from the Coffea eugenioides isolate CCC68of chromosome 9, Ceug_1.0, whole genome shotgun sequence genome:
atatttagctacgttatatgaataaatatatgtttaagtagaataaaaagatgatcatgagtttagaaagcattttattgaccatatgagttacttacttgtaagattgggtaaggatgaaaaaattgatttgaatttgttataatgacggtataattgactctcctttacttgatattatgagtacttgaacttaattgaataattgcataatggttatttactttgttttgaggaaatgaagttgaaatgctacatatgtttattttcaaattttgatcattgttggtttgtatttcttattgcttgaggacaagcaatggttcaagtgtgggggtatttgataagaatatattttacgtattttttagtgtgttttactatttaattttggtttaattatttagttttataagtaaaataactaaggttttggtaaaaaactacattttatgttaaagtggctaaacattgcattttatggatttttatggtaaaaatttcatattttgtaggtttaatgattcaatcatcaaatgaagtgcattgagaagatatttggatgattgaagatggattaaagtggtgaaaataaaatatgaagtgtaaaaggaaaaatgcaatttgaatcaagaaaaagtcagctttgacaactcagacacattttcgtattttgactatatttggagctacacagatcggatcaaggtgatcttggtacattttgaagctaagagatatatctacatttggtatgaagacattaaagtccaattcagccgttttcatagtccaaaagttgaaataccgaaattcaactcagctgtccaaagtggaaaacagggctctgaccagtgtttagtatttcgatcatatctcaggctacaaagctccgatttagatgattcttgaagcattgaaaatctaactcaaagggctacaacttttgtgttttgtacaaaagccagttcggcctttatgatagagaaaatcgcagatgaagtaaggctaaagtgaatacgcgagcaCACAAagcgtgacttgtaaccgcgttttgtgtaggcgcgttttctggccgcaattctgcaatttgcttagtcaattctcttatgttcaaactactttccagctacaatctgtaagagaattcggtgcacatgcttcagaagacaaaagggcagacaaggtggcttattttcaagtcaaaaacatttgttattgactatcctaacaaagttgagatttgggaatcaaaaggtggaatttgacttggaaaaatggagctcttgagcagtttatatgcagagacatttgggatTTCAGaaaatcatacgggagaagcttgaagagtgcagaaatatAGTTCTTCTATTTCCTTAGTGTAAGATAGTTTAGCTAGTGTAGTTCATCCACTATTGTATATTGCTAGACTAGGATTAAGAtagagatgaagaaggcaaggtgatgagctcaagtgacatgggttacattcctttccaactctttatcttttgtatttgattccaaatttagttaatatgcaagttctggattttgtgtttaatatgtgtctttaaagtttatgcctagagttatggttgaacttgctatattttgttaatgatgtttatttggttatttggtcatattattttgagcaagttatttattacttttggttatctaatcatgattaattggccattaattatgataatcttaaggtgttaagtttgcaatgaaaattggaatttaacactagttcaaagaagtgataagcctagggagtacactcacgaaagtagaggtgcacctatgtggcttaagtgacttgtttcatgtaatttcatagaagaaatgaacttgtagttaatttcataaccacgagagtaggtatggcttaattacaagtatagttgattcactacgaaagtaggtttcacatacattaggaaattacgccataactaatcaagataatagcattcacttaaccgataatctcatttgcaagagtagtaaggaattccatatctctaggagttttctagtgttattttcttaaattttatatttgtggtagtctagataataaaggagtttgaaaacatcggtaattgcattcttccctgtgggatcgacccttaataccctatactcgctcacgattcgtatacttgcgataaatcgcgtgtggggtatttaggaatttataaatgtaaaacttgattgggatgagtttaatattatatgtataccccgcgcacgtcagACCCACAGAAGGCAATGATCGAATTAATTAGGCAAAAATGTAGCAGAGGAATCGCAAGTGAGTTCAACACACAAATTCCAAAAGTGATGCTCTAAATACAAAGGGAAGAGTTGAGAGGAGTAAAAATCGAATGTCTCTGAAGTACGAGGATGGCACAGATGGGTGGCAGTCACGCTTCAAAGGTGCGGGTGCCACCAACGATGGTCCTATGGCCCaagcaagagagagagtgtgtgatGGTGGCAGCTCACGGGTGGTGGCCGTCTGTGGGTGGAGGAGATGCAGCACTAGGAGGGGAGAGGGGAGAAGGGAGATTCGCAATGAAGATGGAGGTTTGTGGTATGGCTTGGGAAGGGGCGGCGgacaaagaaaagggaaaagggaaatggagaagaagaaagaaagaaaaagagaagaagaaagaaaaaagaaagaaagaaaagaagaaaaagaaaaaaaatagtttttttttcgaactaaaattttaaaatttgaatttttgaaaaaaaacaaaattgaaggtaataattttatttttctaaattttgtttttcagttttgggtcgtcaaacaccgcgtgggcacgccaagattggtaAACGTCCACTGACCTTGGGAGTCACTTTTGCGTGCCCTCCTCGCGTGGGTATGCCAAGATTCCACTTCCTGCCATCGTCGCGAGGTGTTGAGATTTTACCAacatggcgtgggcacgtcaaGAATGGTAAACGTCCACTGACCTTGGGAGTCACTTTTGCGTGCCCTCCACGCGTGAGCATGCCAAAATTCCCTGTCCTGGTCACAATGAAGGAAAATATCAAGATTAATTAGTACCCAAGTGAGAAACGACATATTTAAAGAAttgaacaacaaaaacaacaaaatcaatatttgggttgcctcccaaaaagcacctctctttaacgtctttggctagacgttGAACACCACTCTTCAATCTGGATGTAATTCAATTTTCCTTGTAATTTGTGGCCTTTCTCCAGGATCCAAATAGCCATTGAATGCAGCCTTCTTTCTTAATTTCCTACTCCTTTCACCTCATAAATTACTTTCATCTCCTGATACTTGTTcgcaaaaattttgaatttaccCCTACAAGTAAACTCAGAAAATTCTTGTACAGAAGGATTAGTAGCATGAATAGCGAACACAGAGTGAGAGTTAGcaggatgtttcattgtatcaaaaatattaaagtggactatTTCTCCCTCAAATTCCATTGTgagagtacccttactaacatcaatCTTAGTTTGGGCAGTACTCAAGAATGGCCTTCTTAATATAATAGGTGATGGATTTGAGGCACTTTCatcatccatgtaaagcacataaaaatcagcagaaaaaattaatccatctacttgcactaaaacacCCTCAACTACCCCATCCGGATAAACAAATGTATGATCAGTCAATTGAATTATTTTCCCTGTTTCTTTTAAAGGTCCTAAATTTAGGGAATCATAGATTAAtttaggcatcacattaattgAATCCCCTAAATTTAGCATGGCATTTTTAATCTTAGAATGTCCAATCTTACAAGAGATAATAAACATACCTGGACCTCCGCATTTAGGTGGTAGTTTCCTTTGTAAAATCGCTGAAACGTTCTCACCTACCACAATATGCTCACCCCCCCTCAAATTCTACTTGTCGACGCACAAGTTTTTCAAACATTTAGCATATTTTGGCACTTGCTTGATCAAGTCCAACAAAGGGATATTGATTGCCACATTTCGAAACACCTCTAGAATTTCCTCTTCCTTATCTTGCTTCTTCGGTTTCTCCAACCTGTTAGGAAAAGGCTGTGGGTTAGTCTTAATTATAATGAATGGGTCTGGGAGTACCTTTGAATCCTTGTTGCTTCTGCCCTCCTCTTCAAGCTCTTTCTCAATTCGTTCCTCATTTTTATCCTTCGGAATCACGAGTTCGGGTCCTTGAATTTCCTTCCCGCTCCTTAAggtcattgcacttacattcTTCAAGTTCAATTCAGGTTGAAACGGCAATTTTCCTTAAACTTGGGATTCCAGGTGGTTGATTGCTATTGTCATCTGACTCATCTGACTCTGCATCGCTTGCACCTGTCCCAATTGATTCCTCATACTTTGTAGGTCagaatctgtcttttgttgattagcaattaattgcttcatcatctcttccatAGACAGGCTTGAGTTTGAAGGGGGTGGTGGCGAGCGAGATTGATACTATTGTTGATACCCTTGCTGTCTATTTGGTGCAAAATTCGACTGCCTATTTCCTCTATAACTGAAGTTAGAATGATCTCTCCAACTCGGATTGTACGTATTTGAGTATAGGTCGTATGACTgtcttggcgcgggcgcgtgaCCAGCCATGTTCACTTGCTCCGTACTTTCTTCTTGAACTAGCGGACACATCTCCGTCGAGTGACCCAAAACAGTGCATACTCCACATACTTTGGCTTGTGAGGCACTTCCCACAGCTAATTGTCGCACGAAAGACGTCAATTCGAAGAGTTACTATTGGATAGAGGATATTTCTACCTCATTCACCTTACGCGTCGGGATGTCCTCTCTTGAACCAAACTGCTGTGAATTCTCAGCCATCCCTTCCATCAACTCCTATGCTTCTCGAGGAGTCTTGTTCACCAACGCctctccacttgcagcatcaattatACTTCTGTCCTTGAAGAGTAGCCTCTCATAGAAATATTGGTTGAGCAGTTGCTCACTTATCTGATGCTGAGGCCATTTGATGTACAGCTTTTTAAACCTCTCCAGTACTCATAGAGGGACTTGCCTGGGTGTTGTTTGATACCGCATATCTCCTTCCTTAGACTTGCAGCTCGAGATGCCGAAAAGTACTTgtccaaaaaaattttcttcagtTGGTCCCACATGGTGATACTACCTGGTGGTAGGTAGTACAACCAGCCTTTCACGAAATCCTTCAAAGAGAAGGGGAAGaccctcatttttatctgcttTTCTGTAATTTTCGGGGGTTTCATACTGTTGCAAACGACATCGAACTCTTGCAAGTGCTTGTAAGGCTCCTCACCTGATAAGCCATGAAAAGATGGCAAAAGATGAATTAGGCCAGATTTTAACTCGAAAGATGTGTTATCATTTAAATGCGGAAAAGTAATGCATAAGGGTTGCTGATTTAAATCTggggcagccaactcccttagtgttcgGGCATTCGCCATGGTAACTTTCTCTTGGTCTGAATCACTCGAATAATCACCACGCAAATTTGTCGATTCAACCTCTGGATTAAGTCCCTGAGACGCAACACTGGACTGCTCCTCCCTGAGCTGTTTGGTCTCTTTCCTCGTTCTACGCAtggtcttctctacttcagggcCGAAAATTAATTCGCATGTGCGAGAAGAACGAGACATAAACTAAAAAAGTACcagaaaattaaaacaaaaatgaatttaaaaggATACAAATAATTAACGCCAATCCCCGGCAACGACGGCAAAAGTTGACAactgccgaacctgtgcaataataataaaaatacctaactaccactaaaaacagtcaataatcaattccaggtactggagcagggactctatgTATGTAATAGGTTatttgattcaccctattcccgAAAAATTTgattaatccgatataccagaattaattagttgacagACTTTACTAAcaagtagacagtggcaagtagggtcgtctcctcagagACTGGGGATATTTATCTCTTTGAAATTCCAATTGACAATGGGGGGCTTTATcggagtgaagataaaaataattacacaattcaactaaaaatgaataattaactagcacgaatttagacaggaattaaatcaagaataaataaattctagctaaggatacaactactcagacaccgtccattcatccgatcattgatgcaagggaggttcacttaatttattaataggttagttatagtcgccgacgAGCTCTAACGACTaatttttccttagtttattGGTAACCAAGGTACGATCATTGATTACCCCTAATTagaaaataatcctaggtacgaccgtaggaattcaTTTCTCAATTGCCTTAAGAACTAGAAAAATCTAACCCCAATCAATAAcatgctacgagggttatttaaatcagattgcacgttcccctagTGTGTAAAAACGctagttgccactaatattaatcgattaaacaattacggatttaattgactaatttggCAGGAAATTAATAAGTCACCTTGAATATCGGGGTCTTGACattcaattaacaaaataatcccatggaagttcaaatagaaatcgcgcaaatattaacaaattaaggaatgcataaaaactaattcgatctcacagatattcgAGACTGCGTCGTcacgttgttccttgactagatgaaaagcttagccacgccgcataagtAAATCTCCACGCTAATTAATTGATTCGCAAGGCATCACGTTTTTCACTAAATAATCAAGAAGTAAGAGATACTTCTCTAGTTGGGTCTTTTGTCGAACCAAAAGTCACGCATTCaaggaaaatggaagaaaaactCTCATATCTCTAAACAATGACCAACGCCTCTCTACATGGTCCCCCGGATAAGGAGCAAaaccaaataaaaataaagggtCCAGCCTACTCAAGTTCCCTCTATCACGTTTCCTATTGCTAATCAACTTTCTAGTACAGTGCAACTCTTCATTAGCAAAAGCATAGGAAATCCGTTTCTTCTCTCCATGTGGGCTAGGTTTGTGGAGCTTTTAGTAGCCTCCCACGTGTGGAGCAATTGTCTCATAAAGGTCCCCCTTTTTAGTACTTTTCAGTTCCACTTTCTGTAGATAGgttcaaataccaaatataagtatatgttaACAATTATAACAACATTTGGTAAGGACAAAAAGGGAAATTAACAAtcaaattactaacaattaacaccctatcactTGATAAACTTTCTCTTGTAATACTCTCAGTGGATGACAACAGACCCTCAAAATTTTCCATTGTCTCAGTGATGTACTTTCTTGTTTCTCCATTCATCCGTTTGGAATTCTCAACTTGATTTTTCCCTTGTGAACTAACTAGTTTGGAATAGTGCCCATCTTGATTTCTGATTAATTCAGCATGAGTTCCTAAATAGAAGACATGAAAGAGTTAGTAATGTTATCGGATAAATATTTTGACATGTCACAATGACATAGTTACCTTGCTCCACAATTTTTCCCTGATGCATAACTGCAATACTGTCAACGTTTTCAACACTTGATAAACTGTGAGTAATGATTATTGCTGTTCGTCTTGATGCAATCTTGAAGATTTCATCATAGATTGCTTTTTCAGTTTTTGTGTCCAATGTACTCGTTATTTGATCAAGAAGGAAAACTGTAGGGTCCTTTAGAATTATCCTAGCAATAGCAATTCTCAGCTTTTGTCCACAACAGAGTTGAGTTCCAAGCTTGCCTACCACGGTGTCTAGACCTTGATAAAAATCTCACTTGATATATTTCCATGTCCAGTGAtataaaatcaaatatacaGTAACTTGTATCAGCATTAAGAGTGATCTAGTCAAATCTTTTCTGTGTTATTTTGTAATCTTTACACCAACAGAAGCTTTTTCATCTCATCATgtatttacaaaaaattaagggaggaataaagaaacaaaagtgtTCACCAGTGGTAAGTCTTTGATGAAGGTTGCAGCAGAAGAAGACTGAAGGGCTTTGTTGATTTCATCTTCTGTAGCATTTTCCTTTCCATATGCTATGTTCTCTCTTATTGTTGTGGCAAATAATACTGGTTCCTGACTGACTAAGCCTATCTTTTCTCTTAGCCACCTGAGTTGTAATCTCTTCACACTGACACCATCTATTAATACTTCACCAACATCTGGATCGTAAAACCTTTCTAATAAACTGATCGCTGTTGACTTCCCACATCCGCTTTTCCCAACTAAGGCTACATGCTTACCACTTGAGATGTGTAAAGATAGACCAGAGAATACTTCCACAGCTTGCCTTGCAGGATATCTGTAGTAGACATCTTTTAGATGAATTTCGCCCGTTATGTTTTCCAGTACAATCCCAGTCGAATAAAAAGCATTGATTTTTGGCTTTCTTTTGATTGTCTTGAACATGTTACTTGCAGCAGCTTTTCCTGATGATAATGCGTTTAAACACGACGAAGATTGTAACAATGCCCTAGTGCAAGAAGTCAGAAAAACTTGTTAGGAAGGTTATAATGTCCAATAGAAATAGTAGATACTGTTAGACTGTCAGATAAATTGCAAACCTCTCTCTTCCAGGTAGAATGTTTATTTTCACTGATTAGATAGCAGTAATTTGTGACAAAAAATCCTACCTAAAAAATTAATTGGAATTCGCATGTAAAACTAATGAAATTTTACCATAAGAATAATGCTGAACTTACATTCCACCATACACCAATGCAACTATAATGCTGATAACCTGTTCACCTGTGTAACCTTTCTCCAGGATTAATTTAGATCCATACCAAATGGTTAGTCCATAACCaccaaaaagaataaaagacaCTATTCCTAATCCTAGCCCTGAGACCAATCCTTGTCTGGCAGAAAACACGTTGACTTTTTCCAGTTTCTTGGCATACTTAGTGATGGCTTCATTTTCTGCTGTTAAGGATGAAGCCTTGTGCAAGAATTTGAAAATAATAATGTCAATCTTCTTCTCTAGGATAACAACCTAATTCAAGATCATTTCAAAGAACTAAAATGGAAGAATATCAAGTAACATAAGGTTTTAATTGTTCCAATAGTCTCTTCCACCACACCTCTGGCTTCAGAATAAGCAGCTTGAGTGTTAATGGACATTTTGGCAAAAATAATCACTGTAACCCCTCCAACAATGAGAAGAGAAGGAATCATTGAAACCAAGGACAGAGAAAGAAGCCATCCTCTAGCAAAGGCAATTAAAAACCTGCCAAGAAAGGTTGACAAGTATTGGATAGACTTTCCTATCTTAAAAAAAAtgtgttaggaaattggcttaatttcttttaagtagaatttttgttttgtgtggaagtaactagtttcctaattgattttagttacttgaagtagtagccaaggaatattctatttagtttagaattggaagttatttcctattatTTGTAAGTTTAGGAATTAGAATTGAtttcctattgttatttgggttttggcccaataatattatctataaataggtgggttgaTATACTATACAAGAGACACACAAGGAGACATAAGGGGCATACAAAAGGGCaacatgtagccttatacatagggtggtgagagagggttcttgagcaatgagagatggtatacaagggttgggTTTGGGTTCAAGATGTATTTTTGTATAggattttcctctcataataaagaacgagTTTCTATCCATGGACGTAAGCTCAATGGTGGAgtcgaaccacgttaaatattatATGTCATTTATCTTTCATGTTTGTGGCTTGTTTCTCATTAAATTGTTATGCACTTGACatctcaatagttgtttattCCGTGTCTggatcctaacaagtggtatcagagcttcaaGTTGTGAGATTGGACAATAGAGTAAAGTTCGTAGTTGAATCCTAGTTAACTATTGAGATCAAGTGGATTAGTAGCTATTAttaattgaacaatttaatgagTGGTATCCTTGTTTCAATGATTTGATAAAAATCATTGATGATGAAGGATGGAAAGTCAAAAAGCATGGAGATGCTTGACAGTGAATCTAGGTAGGTGATTCAAGGATCAAGAAAAATGTAGAGTCCAATGTTGATTTTGGACGTGAATTGTTGGAGACTTTCTCACACCTCCAACGATTGATACTTCATCCCGGTGATTTTTAGATTGCGGTTATGTTTTTTGGGTGGTGTGGCACGTGTTCCAAAGAAACAAGGAGATCTAATTTCCATGTGCTAGAAGACTCTGACAGTTACGAGTTTTTCGTTTTAGATAGAATCTTGGAAACCACACGTGGCGAGATAGTCCTAAGGATGggaaaaaatatgataattttACCAGTTGGTTACCTCAATGGTTAGGGTTAGAGGTCACAAAAGGGGATCCCATATTGCAAGTGGTGGTGGAAAAAAATCCTACAAAGAGATATGGTGAATTGAAGCACCTTCTCACGAGTCAACTGGAAGTTGGATTCGGGGTAACTACACATGTTCATTTTCCGgttgaatcaatttggtgtcaGGACTGTATTGATTAGGGTGTGTAGTTCggtaccatattatttggtagttgaaggcaaatggttactaaaagaaattttcgccaaggtggaaatttgttaggaaattggtttaatttcttttaggtagaattcttgttttatgtggaagtaactagttttctaattggttttagttacttgaagtagtagccaaggaatattctatttagtttaggattagaagttatttcctattttaTGTAAGTTTAGGAATTAGAATTGAtttc
Encoded proteins:
- the LOC113782536 gene encoding ABC transporter B family member 9-like, translated to MQENTTASPTPKQTQKSSKANEKGFSLFTLFKFAVGVDIFLMVFGSICAIANGLAQPVMALLFGGVVDTFSTADYQHMPQDILRVSIKLLYLAAGAGIAAQIQVSCWTITGERQASRLQGLYFETLLRQEIGYFDTEMTVGQALGMASSDAITIQDAMSAEVVILEKKIDIIIFKFLHKASSLTAENEAITKYAKKLEKVNVFSARQGLVSGLGLGIVSFILFGGYGLTIWYGSKLILEKGYTGEQVISIIVALVYGGMALLQSSSCLNALSSGKAAASNMFKTIKRKPKINAFYSTGIVLENITGEIHLKDVYYRYPARQAVEVFSGLSLHISSGKHVALVGKSGCGKSTAISLLERFYDPDVGEVLIDGVSVKRLQLRWLREKIGLVSQEPVLFATTIRENIAYGKENATEDEINKALQSSSAATFIKDLPLLRIAIARIILKDPTVFLLDQITSTLDTKTEKAIYDEIFKIASRRTAIIITHSLSSVENVDSIAVMHQGKIVEQGTHAELIRNQDGHYSKLVSSQGKNQVENSKRMNGETRKYITETMENFEGLLSSTESITRESLSSDRVLIFMSRSSRTCELIFGPEVEKTMRRTRKETKQLREEQSSVASQGLNPEVESTNLRGDYSSDSDQEKVTMANARTLRELAAPDLNQQPLCITFPHLNDNTSFELKSGLIHLLPSFHGLSGEEPYKHLQEFDVVCNSMKPPKITEKQIKMRVFPFSLKDFVKGWLYYLPPGSITMWDQLKKIFLDKYFSASRAASLRKEICGIKQHPGKSLYEYWRGLKSCTSNGLSIR